The Phycisphaeraceae bacterium genome has a window encoding:
- a CDS encoding nuclear transport factor 2 family protein — protein MRQSSSQVLIVALLLGAAFLSGCQSPNSATVDDAFRSELIAMEHRIWDVQKRQDAAALAALLPDDAYVIEDTDGEIASREDFLAALPDLVITEYAMDDVTVRRIGPRAGVLTYRLLVRGSYAGRPFGNTWTTVSSIWVDRGKGWQNLGYQETPVKE, from the coding sequence ATGCGTCAGTCTTCGTCACAGGTTCTGATCGTGGCGTTGCTGCTCGGCGCGGCGTTTCTGTCCGGCTGCCAGTCGCCGAACAGTGCGACCGTGGATGACGCCTTCCGGTCGGAACTGATCGCCATGGAGCATCGCATCTGGGACGTGCAGAAGCGGCAGGACGCCGCCGCGCTGGCCGCCCTGCTGCCGGACGACGCCTATGTGATCGAGGACACGGACGGCGAGATCGCCTCGCGCGAGGACTTCCTCGCCGCGCTGCCCGATCTGGTCATCACTGAGTACGCCATGGATGACGTAACGGTGCGGCGCATCGGCCCGCGCGCCGGTGTGCTCACCTATCGCCTGCTGGTGCGCGGCTCGTACGCCGGGCGCCCCTTCGGCAACACCTGGACCACGGTGTCCTCCATCTGGGTTGATCGAGGGAAGGGGTGGCAGAACCTGGGGTACCAGGAGACGCCGGTGAAGGAGTGA
- a CDS encoding ribosomal protein L7/L12, giving the protein MASDPHPGNQTPDEILDQLQLAILDGRKIEAVRIMREATGVGLKEAKDAVEALEAALRQSGPVSMTDAAAAGLREPSPVDMERVREALRIGNSIEAIRIFRDATGMSLKDARIMVQEVEKELRDRVPQQFASRSAKRGCLGVLVVAAGAGVLLGGVVRHAVRVIG; this is encoded by the coding sequence ATGGCGTCCGATCCCCATCCCGGCAACCAGACGCCCGACGAGATTCTGGATCAGCTCCAGCTGGCGATCCTTGACGGCCGCAAGATCGAGGCCGTCAGGATCATGCGCGAGGCCACCGGCGTCGGGCTGAAGGAGGCCAAGGACGCGGTCGAGGCGCTGGAGGCGGCGCTGCGGCAGAGTGGACCGGTGTCGATGACCGACGCCGCGGCGGCGGGACTGCGCGAGCCCTCGCCGGTGGACATGGAGCGCGTGCGCGAGGCGCTGCGGATCGGCAACTCGATCGAGGCGATCCGGATCTTCCGCGATGCCACGGGCATGTCTCTGAAGGACGCCCGAATCATGGTCCAGGAGGTGGAGAAGGAGCTGCGCGACCGCGTGCCGCAGCAGTTCGCCAGCCGGTCAGCGAAGCGCGGCTGCCTGGGCGTGCTGGTGGTCGCGGCCGGCGCCGGAGTGCTGCTCGGAGGGGTCGTGCGCCACGCGGTGCGCGTGATCGGTTGA
- a CDS encoding multidrug efflux SMR transporter yields MAWFLLIVAGLLEVGWAVGLKQTDGFTRLWPSVLTILTMAASFWVLSLAVRTIPLGTGYAVWTGIGAVGVAVVGMAWYREPATAARLACIVLIVVGIVGLKLASPGGKSSGGDAASIRPDGELPAAPGVQSERS; encoded by the coding sequence ATGGCATGGTTTCTGCTGATCGTTGCGGGGCTGCTGGAAGTCGGCTGGGCCGTCGGGCTCAAGCAGACGGACGGTTTCACCCGGCTGTGGCCCAGCGTGCTCACCATTCTCACGATGGCCGCCAGTTTCTGGGTGCTGTCGCTGGCGGTGCGCACGATTCCTCTCGGCACCGGCTACGCCGTGTGGACCGGCATCGGTGCGGTCGGCGTGGCGGTCGTCGGCATGGCGTGGTACCGTGAACCGGCCACCGCGGCGCGCCTGGCGTGCATCGTCCTGATCGTCGTGGGCATCGTGGGGCTGAAACTGGCGTCCCCCGGCGGGAAGTCGAGCGGCGGCGACGCGGCGTCGATTCGGCCCGATGGGGAACTTCCCGCGGCGCCGGGCGTTCAATCGGAGAGGAGTTGA
- a CDS encoding PQQ-binding-like beta-propeller repeat protein yields MNRTIPSILAAVLICSFPGAALADAPGDALDTVNWPQWRGPGLNGVSPATNLPVEWSAEKNIIWKTPLPHWSGSTPVIWGDRIFVMSPSAPAPRPVEEAADDPQDPPPGGRGGRGGRGGRGGGRDPGGNDILLFCISKADGSILWRHKMDEGNQLHMKANHASPSPVTDGTHVWAVTGNGTVTALTMTGEVVWSRNLQQDYGPFGLNWGFAASPLLYEGRIIIPVLHGMRTDDPSYVVCFDALTGKELWRQERPTDAPAESPDAYTTPAVLRHGDGSQIVVSGGDYVTGHDPDSGRELWRAAGLNPGKQRNYRIVASPVVVGDLIYAPTRVRPLLALRYEGGESEPTTLAWKWDAQGAPDVPTPVCDGTYFYMASDNGMVTCLDARTGEVKWGPERTVQGTVSSSPILADGRIYLTNEEGVTVVLAAGPQFRMLATNELDGSYTLSSPVTSGSRLFIRTGTHLYCIGSE; encoded by the coding sequence ATGAACCGAACCATTCCATCGATCCTGGCCGCCGTTCTGATCTGTTCGTTCCCCGGCGCCGCCCTGGCGGATGCGCCCGGCGACGCTCTGGACACGGTGAACTGGCCGCAGTGGCGCGGACCGGGGTTGAACGGCGTCAGCCCCGCCACCAACCTGCCGGTCGAGTGGAGCGCGGAGAAGAACATCATCTGGAAGACCCCGCTGCCCCACTGGAGCGGCTCGACGCCCGTCATCTGGGGCGACCGCATCTTCGTGATGTCGCCTTCCGCTCCCGCTCCGCGCCCGGTGGAGGAGGCGGCCGACGACCCGCAGGATCCGCCCCCCGGCGGCCGCGGCGGACGGGGCGGACGAGGCGGGCGCGGGGGCGGACGCGATCCCGGCGGCAACGACATCCTGCTCTTCTGCATCTCCAAGGCCGATGGCTCCATCCTCTGGCGGCACAAGATGGATGAGGGCAATCAACTGCACATGAAGGCCAATCACGCTTCGCCTTCGCCGGTGACGGACGGCACGCATGTGTGGGCCGTCACGGGCAACGGCACCGTCACCGCCCTCACCATGACGGGCGAGGTGGTCTGGTCGCGCAACCTGCAGCAGGACTACGGCCCCTTCGGGCTGAACTGGGGCTTCGCCGCCTCGCCGCTGCTGTACGAGGGCAGGATCATCATCCCCGTGCTGCACGGCATGCGGACGGATGATCCCTCGTATGTCGTCTGCTTCGACGCCCTCACGGGTAAGGAACTCTGGCGGCAGGAACGTCCAACCGACGCCCCCGCCGAGTCACCCGACGCCTACACCACGCCGGCGGTGCTGCGGCACGGCGACGGCAGCCAGATCGTCGTCTCCGGCGGCGACTACGTCACCGGCCACGATCCCGACTCAGGCCGGGAGCTGTGGCGCGCCGCCGGGCTCAATCCCGGCAAGCAGCGCAACTACCGCATCGTGGCCTCGCCCGTCGTCGTGGGCGACCTGATCTACGCTCCCACCCGCGTGCGCCCGTTGCTGGCCTTGCGCTACGAAGGCGGCGAGAGCGAGCCCACCACGCTGGCGTGGAAGTGGGACGCTCAGGGCGCGCCCGACGTGCCCACCCCCGTCTGCGACGGCACGTACTTCTACATGGCCAGCGACAACGGCATGGTCACCTGTCTCGACGCCAGGACCGGCGAGGTGAAGTGGGGACCGGAGCGCACCGTGCAGGGCACCGTGAGCAGCTCGCCGATTCTCGCCGACGGTCGAATCTACCTGACCAACGAAGAAGGCGTGACCGTGGTGCTGGCCGCCGGGCCCCAGTTCAGGATGCTCGCCACCAATGAACTCGACGGGTCGTACACGCTCTCCTCGCCCGTCACGTCCGGCTCGCGCCTGTTCATCCGCACGGGAACGCACCTGTACTGCATCGGAAGCGAGTGA
- the truA gene encoding tRNA pseudouridine(38-40) synthase TruA, whose amino-acid sequence MPRYKLTIAYDGTDFHGWQRQEPPGAPPLRTVQGVIEQAVRETVGASVEVLGASRTDAGVHAIGQVAAFSAETRIPIERLARAISSRLPDDVQVLRAEVAPDDFDPISHARRKTYRYSIAHGGPWVEPTAASHQPSADSPFAPLASPPPLFDRRYLYYTYHRLDPVRMHLAARLIVGEHDFASFAQIDHGRATTIRTIFDCSVTATAPDRCHIDVTGSGFLYNMVRIIAGTLLEVGRGRIEPEHAATILAARDRRAAGPTLPPQGLCLRSIEY is encoded by the coding sequence ATGCCACGCTACAAGCTCACCATCGCCTACGACGGCACCGACTTCCACGGCTGGCAGCGGCAGGAACCGCCCGGTGCGCCGCCCCTGCGCACGGTGCAGGGCGTGATCGAGCAGGCGGTGCGAGAGACGGTCGGTGCGTCGGTCGAGGTGCTCGGCGCCTCGCGCACCGACGCGGGCGTCCACGCCATCGGGCAGGTGGCGGCGTTCAGCGCCGAGACACGCATCCCGATCGAGCGTCTGGCCCGCGCCATCTCCTCCCGACTGCCGGATGATGTGCAGGTGCTGCGCGCCGAGGTGGCGCCGGATGACTTTGATCCCATCAGCCACGCAAGGCGGAAGACGTATCGGTATTCGATCGCGCACGGCGGGCCGTGGGTGGAGCCCACAGCCGCCAGCCATCAGCCGTCAGCCGACAGCCCGTTTGCGCCGCTGGCCTCGCCGCCGCCGCTCTTTGACCGCAGGTACCTGTACTACACGTACCATCGGCTCGACCCGGTGCGCATGCATTTGGCGGCCCGCCTGATCGTCGGCGAACACGACTTCGCCAGTTTCGCCCAGATCGATCACGGCCGCGCCACCACGATCCGCACCATCTTCGATTGCTCGGTGACGGCCACCGCGCCGGATCGCTGCCACATCGACGTGACGGGCAGCGGGTTTCTCTACAACATGGTGCGCATCATCGCGGGCACGCTGTTGGAAGTCGGACGCGGGCGCATTGAGCCGGAACACGCGGCGACCATTCTCGCCGCGCGCGACCGCCGGGCCGCGGGTCCGACCCTGCCGCCGCAGGGGCTGTGCCTGCGGTCAATCGAGTACTGA